In Methanococcoides methylutens, the following proteins share a genomic window:
- a CDS encoding ammonium transporter — protein MLLALFVIFTATTLTASAATVDENAQAIADLETALTFVWLLVAGAIVVLMHAGFSLVEVGLTRSKNTANILMKNFMTICLGILVYWAVGWGIMYGADAAGLIGIDQFFLKGADNALWNSWWFQMVFAATGATIVSGAMAERTDLKAYLIYTIALVAFIYPVYGHWVWSGADKALLAGVESPIVKFAGVGFHDFAGSGVVHSIGGYSALAGVMLVGSRIGKFRNGKPVAIPGHNLTFAFLGTLILAVGWIGFNGGSTLDGNDAYMNLVIVNTFISAAAGAVAVMLITWIKTGKPDPSLTANGLLAGLVAITAPCGSVNNWAALVIGLVGGIVVYKGVMFNENVLKVDDPVGAIAVHGYAGSWGLLAVGIFSIGMGNGILSDAVYAAEGVGLIYGGYGQFVIQVIGMVLSIAWGFGISYIVFKIIDLAIGIRVSAGDEIAGLDQVEHGIRAYPEYVLSREEA, from the coding sequence ATGTTGCTGGCACTTTTCGTTATATTTACAGCAACTACATTAACAGCATCCGCTGCAACAGTGGATGAAAACGCACAGGCAATTGCTGATCTGGAAACAGCATTGACATTTGTCTGGCTGCTTGTTGCAGGGGCAATAGTGGTCCTGATGCATGCAGGATTTTCACTAGTAGAGGTCGGACTTACACGGTCCAAGAACACTGCCAATATTCTCATGAAGAACTTCATGACCATCTGTCTTGGTATTCTGGTATACTGGGCAGTGGGATGGGGCATCATGTATGGTGCCGATGCAGCAGGTCTGATAGGCATTGACCAGTTCTTCCTTAAAGGAGCTGACAATGCTCTCTGGAACAGCTGGTGGTTCCAGATGGTGTTCGCAGCAACCGGAGCAACCATAGTTTCCGGGGCAATGGCAGAAAGAACTGACCTGAAAGCTTACCTTATATACACGATCGCACTTGTAGCATTTATCTATCCGGTATATGGTCACTGGGTCTGGAGCGGTGCTGACAAAGCACTACTCGCAGGTGTTGAAAGCCCCATTGTAAAATTCGCTGGTGTGGGATTCCATGACTTTGCAGGATCAGGAGTAGTACACTCAATAGGCGGTTATTCTGCTCTTGCAGGAGTGATGCTTGTAGGTTCCAGGATAGGTAAGTTCAGAAATGGAAAGCCAGTGGCTATTCCAGGCCACAACCTTACATTTGCATTCCTCGGAACTCTTATCCTGGCAGTGGGATGGATAGGTTTCAACGGAGGAAGTACACTTGACGGTAATGATGCATACATGAATCTGGTGATTGTAAACACATTCATCTCAGCAGCTGCCGGTGCAGTAGCTGTGATGCTGATCACCTGGATCAAGACAGGGAAACCCGACCCCTCACTTACTGCAAACGGTCTCCTCGCAGGTCTTGTGGCAATTACAGCACCATGCGGTTCAGTTAACAACTGGGCAGCACTGGTTATCGGACTTGTAGGAGGAATTGTTGTCTACAAAGGAGTAATGTTCAATGAGAATGTCCTGAAGGTGGACGATCCTGTAGGTGCTATTGCAGTACACGGTTATGCAGGAAGCTGGGGACTCTTAGCTGTAGGAATATTCTCAATCGGAATGGGGAACGGTATTCTTTCCGATGCAGTATATGCAGCAGAAGGAGTAGGTTTGATCTACGGAGGATATGGCCAGTTCGTCATCCAGGTCATAGGAATGGTTCTGAGTATCGCATGGGGATTTGGAATCTCCTATATTGTATTCAAGATAATTGATCTGGCAATAGGGATCCGTGTCTCTGCAGGAGATGAGATCGCAGGCCTTGACCAGGTCGAACACGGTATCAGGGCATATCCTGAGTATGTTCTGAGCAGAGAGGAGGCCTGA
- a CDS encoding GTP-binding protein: MLTLVVGGFLGSGKTTTIINTGKYLVDKGHKVAIIVNEIGEIGIDGDIINKFGFDTKEITNGCICCSLKMGLRSTVITLFNSYNPDVLIIEPTGIAFPNVIKREIELMDLGEGAEIAPLVTLIDGSRFKHLLKEMKHFSTRQIEDAEILAINKIDLMDNIQIPIIEESVQQLNRKAKVIRISANNSDEKFYSFMDMILPEEMLNGSPDIKIQEMKSKEMGKSSLAAANGISLVSKKEMEFIKDEQETENSIDASGVATYAAEYTIKDRTGIDRAKVIAKEIMANIKTEVMEHSPEFIGHIKMFLDSDADTVKMNVTAYFEEPQLELIETGKNENLKLKILSAISNMEKDELVRIVDTFSTDAFKRYGIEIEKLEAHHEHDHSHHH; encoded by the coding sequence ATGCTAACACTTGTAGTTGGCGGTTTTCTCGGAAGCGGAAAGACCACCACGATAATCAATACTGGTAAGTATCTCGTAGATAAGGGGCATAAAGTTGCCATTATTGTCAACGAGATCGGGGAGATCGGGATCGATGGTGATATCATCAATAAGTTCGGTTTCGATACAAAAGAGATTACGAACGGATGTATCTGTTGTTCACTCAAGATGGGCCTGCGGTCGACTGTGATCACACTTTTTAATTCTTACAACCCGGATGTCCTTATAATAGAACCTACCGGAATTGCATTCCCGAACGTGATCAAAAGAGAGATAGAACTGATGGACCTTGGTGAAGGTGCGGAAATTGCACCCCTTGTGACTCTTATAGACGGAAGCAGGTTCAAACACCTGCTAAAAGAGATGAAACATTTCTCCACCCGGCAGATAGAGGATGCAGAGATCCTTGCCATCAATAAGATCGACCTTATGGACAACATCCAGATACCTATTATAGAAGAGTCTGTACAGCAGCTCAATAGAAAAGCAAAAGTTATACGCATTTCTGCAAATAATAGTGATGAGAAATTCTATAGTTTCATGGACATGATTCTTCCTGAAGAGATGCTTAATGGATCTCCGGATATAAAAATTCAGGAAATGAAGTCGAAAGAGATGGGTAAATCATCCCTTGCTGCTGCAAATGGCATATCCCTTGTTAGCAAAAAAGAGATGGAATTTATCAAGGATGAGCAAGAAACTGAGAACTCTATCGACGCATCAGGTGTTGCAACCTACGCTGCAGAGTACACGATCAAGGACAGGACGGGTATCGATAGGGCAAAGGTGATCGCTAAAGAAATAATGGCGAACATAAAAACAGAAGTTATGGAGCATAGCCCTGAGTTCATAGGTCATATCAAGATGTTCCTCGATTCTGATGCAGATACAGTAAAAATGAATGTAACTGCCTACTTCGAAGAGCCGCAATTGGAATTAATAGAAACGGGAAAGAATGAGAACCTCAAGTTAAAGATACTTTCAGCGATCTCCAATATGGAAAAAGATGAACTTGTGAGGATAGTAGATACATTTTCAACGGATGCTTTCAAACGTTATGGAATTGAGATTGAAAAACTTGAAGCACACCATGAACACGACCATTCACACCATCATTAA
- a CDS encoding MFS transporter → MDHERFLLYSSAFVIMGLSNAVIPILPELAATGQTTAITSSSLLYSSFFLGALFTMLPFGILSDRFCSMKFVVLGLLLSFISGIFMAVTDDFMVLVLARFIEGASCGAFFPAAFSRLALFTKKMRYIGEFNFLINGGLAAGVAVTGYLADISIKYGIYLFVILTAFILLFAFYYMACPAGKHEMDNVAKIGSMSVGSYLSFITSRSSLSIWIISFLLAGSSGVLVSLYPEYSSSFLTKTELGIAISLLYFSTMISSLTIARFNFSYEELIKKGILIATAGIIATIYFPMTGFTVIGLGSGIMLVGLPLAITNMKIDHGTAMGIYNTCIYAGLALLPLMAGTFTGAFDIGVIFLGTAVLFGVTVVLNRFPVQS, encoded by the coding sequence TCATGAAAGGTTCTTACTCTATTCTTCCGCTTTTGTAATAATGGGACTTTCCAATGCAGTTATACCCATACTGCCTGAGCTTGCTGCCACCGGGCAGACAACAGCTATCACCTCATCAAGCCTATTATATTCATCGTTCTTCCTGGGTGCACTTTTCACCATGCTACCTTTCGGAATTCTCAGTGACAGATTTTGTAGCATGAAATTTGTAGTACTTGGATTACTACTTTCATTCATATCAGGAATTTTTATGGCCGTCACAGATGATTTCATGGTCCTCGTTCTGGCACGCTTTATTGAGGGAGCATCATGTGGTGCGTTCTTCCCTGCTGCATTTTCAAGGTTAGCACTTTTCACAAAAAAGATGCGCTACATAGGAGAATTCAACTTTCTGATCAATGGAGGTCTTGCTGCAGGTGTTGCAGTCACCGGCTACCTTGCAGATATCAGTATTAAATATGGAATATACCTGTTTGTTATACTGACTGCATTCATCCTCCTTTTCGCATTCTATTATATGGCCTGTCCTGCCGGAAAACATGAGATGGATAATGTGGCGAAGATCGGATCAATGTCAGTGGGATCCTATCTCTCATTCATTACGAGCAGAAGTTCACTCAGTATATGGATCATCTCGTTCCTGCTCGCAGGATCAAGTGGTGTGCTCGTGTCCCTGTATCCGGAATATAGCAGTAGTTTTCTGACAAAGACCGAACTGGGGATTGCGATCTCATTATTATACTTCTCAACCATGATCTCATCGCTAACAATAGCACGTTTCAATTTTAGCTATGAGGAACTGATCAAAAAGGGTATCCTTATAGCAACAGCCGGGATCATTGCAACCATCTATTTCCCGATGACCGGATTTACTGTTATAGGTCTTGGATCAGGGATCATGCTAGTTGGACTTCCACTGGCTATTACTAACATGAAGATCGATCATGGAACTGCAATGGGGATCTACAACACCTGCATCTATGCCGGACTGGCCTTGCTGCCACTGATGGCAGGAACATTTACAGGAGCATTCGATATAGGGGTGATATTTTTAGGAACTGCAGTTCTGTTCGGTGTAACTGTGGTTTTGAATCGTTTTCCTGTTCAATCCTGA